In Chitinispirillales bacterium, the following are encoded in one genomic region:
- the rpmE gene encoding 50S ribosomal protein L31, which translates to MREGIHPKYQAATFTCSCGNVIKTSAVIGDKHIEICNNCHPFYTGKSKLVDTAGRVERFNARYSALKTPKK; encoded by the coding sequence GTGAGAGAAGGAATTCATCCCAAGTATCAAGCGGCTACGTTCACCTGCTCCTGCGGGAATGTAATAAAAACCAGCGCCGTAATCGGCGATAAGCATATTGAAATATGCAATAACTGTCATCCGTTTTATACCGGAAAATCAAAATTAGTGGATACTGCCGGAAGAGTTGAAAGATTTAACGCTCGTTATTCGGCTCTTAAAACGCCTAAAAAATAG
- the prfA gene encoding peptide chain release factor 1: MNDKIQTIIERYYELGKRMEQPDFAGDLKKMQEVSREYSDIGKKLPSFKKYLDTLKVINDSEDILKTESDTEILELAKEELAAAKEYLPEIEKEVQILLIPKDESDGKNAILEIRAGTGGDEAGLFTGDLYRMYQYYAESRKWKTEIMSLSEGEKDSVKEVILLVSGEDVYGSLKYESGVHRVQRVPETETQGRIHTSAASVVVLPESDDVDVVIEEKDLRIDYFRASGAGGQHINKTDSAVRLTHFPSGLVVSCQDERSQIKNKAKAMKILQSRLLDLEIQKKQASETSARRSMVGTGDRSAKIRTYNFPQGRVTDHRINLTLYKLNQVMTGDIQELITALAQADLQEKIAARE; encoded by the coding sequence ATGAACGACAAAATACAAACGATAATTGAACGTTATTACGAATTGGGCAAGCGTATGGAACAGCCGGATTTTGCCGGTGATTTGAAAAAGATGCAAGAGGTAAGCCGTGAATACAGCGACATAGGAAAAAAACTTCCTTCTTTTAAAAAATATCTTGATACGCTTAAAGTAATCAACGATTCTGAAGATATTTTGAAGACGGAAAGCGATACGGAAATTCTTGAATTGGCGAAAGAAGAATTGGCGGCGGCGAAAGAATATTTGCCGGAAATTGAGAAAGAAGTGCAGATTTTATTGATTCCGAAAGACGAATCGGACGGTAAAAACGCAATTTTGGAAATTCGTGCAGGAACGGGCGGCGACGAAGCGGGGCTTTTTACGGGCGACCTGTATCGCATGTATCAATATTATGCGGAAAGCCGAAAATGGAAAACGGAAATAATGAGTTTAAGCGAAGGTGAAAAAGATTCCGTAAAAGAAGTAATTTTGCTTGTTTCGGGCGAAGATGTTTACGGTTCGCTGAAATACGAGTCCGGAGTTCATAGAGTTCAAAGAGTTCCTGAGACCGAAACTCAGGGGCGAATACATACTTCGGCGGCGTCGGTGGTCGTTTTGCCGGAAAGCGACGATGTCGATGTCGTAATTGAAGAGAAAGATTTGAGAATCGATTATTTTAGAGCGAGCGGCGCGGGAGGGCAGCATATAAATAAAACGGATTCGGCAGTCAGGCTTACTCACTTTCCAAGCGGGCTTGTGGTGAGTTGTCAGGACGAACGTTCTCAAATTAAGAACAAGGCGAAAGCTATGAAGATTCTGCAATCCCGTCTTTTAGATTTGGAAATACAAAAAAAACAAGCGTCGGAAACATCGGCGCGGCGTTCAATGGTAGGAACAGGCGACAGAAGCGCAAAAATCAGGACTTACAATTTTCCGCAGGGACGTGTCACAGACCATAGAATAAATTTAACGCTCTATAAATTGAATCAGGTTATGACCGGAGATATTCAGGAGTTAATTACGGCGCTTGCTCAGGCGGATTTACAGGAAAAGATCGCCGCAAGAGAGTGA
- a CDS encoding SpoIIE family protein phosphatase, with amino-acid sequence MAVLIGSLDGYYQSGVWEGIKEAARTSTKKINIIALVGGSLEAPDDQYETRRNILYEIPKMMKLDGIIISGSICSYVSIEKVEKFIAEYGDIPIVSMLKLSSNIPAVTIDNQYGMRELAFHLVDEHKFTKFAFVNGPVNNSEVKDRFSAFKEVLKIRDVKFSKNDVFFGYFDRESGINAVKKIIEKHEGKIYYDVIVCIDDETAMGVLDALKEFGLNVPQDIAVVGFDNTDESKFTFPPMTTVNQPLRKLGGEALKLLLEKLDGKDVPSDIMLKTELVKRNSCKCFFEYDIPKGRIKRALLAPVATKNFLIKEDLYGRVIELFNNSREIGDNDKNLIKQLVFAFCEDVNNQESNIFLKTIQQKFQKDVIKGKNLSKLSQLYRVLWHYSISHMTREAFAFADMLLNRAENLRFDMLNQHEGYKRLKTKSNYLNLYELKELISNAADYEKILNTIAKEFPQIGLDTFFMLRYKSSATSKIVAPKVALAVKNGKRLNIDKNSGNKYEKTMLPNIISKNIEKPFVIVVEPLYFRNETYGALYFILDEKVEYETNIFEALGKQISDSIHTEQIMSHNKKEQEKEHSKFEVVKHELQLGSDIQRSFLPQQIYQPQGFNIEVVYEPAHEVSGDFYDICKLNDDTVAIIVADVSGKDVSSALFMVLTKTLLQILTENSLKSGQSPLDSIYATNDYISKYNQRRNGRFMFVTLFYGILNTKTCVLDYVNAGHNPGLLFSNKGVLREELKSSAPAIGLADTAKFPVGSCVIEKDELLFLYTDGVTDTRNNNNKFYSFKRLLDKLLGKKYETAKDVIKTVDEDLSHFRKSADRFDDITMISLYRTF; translated from the coding sequence ATTGCCGTTCTGATCGGAAGTTTAGACGGATATTATCAATCCGGAGTGTGGGAAGGAATAAAAGAGGCGGCTCGCACCAGTACCAAAAAAATAAATATTATCGCATTAGTAGGCGGATCTTTAGAAGCGCCGGACGATCAATACGAAACTCGACGAAATATTTTATACGAAATTCCCAAAATGATGAAATTGGACGGAATTATTATTTCCGGCTCGATATGCAGTTACGTTTCGATAGAAAAAGTAGAAAAATTTATCGCCGAATACGGCGATATACCGATAGTCTCAATGCTCAAACTTTCATCGAATATCCCGGCGGTAACGATAGACAATCAATATGGAATGAGAGAATTGGCTTTTCACTTAGTTGACGAACACAAATTTACCAAATTTGCCTTTGTAAACGGTCCGGTAAACAATTCGGAAGTAAAAGACAGATTTTCGGCTTTCAAGGAAGTTTTGAAAATCAGAGACGTCAAATTTTCAAAAAACGATGTCTTTTTCGGCTATTTTGACAGAGAATCTGGAATTAACGCCGTAAAAAAAATAATAGAAAAACACGAAGGAAAAATCTATTACGACGTCATAGTATGCATCGACGACGAAACCGCTATGGGAGTACTTGACGCTTTAAAAGAATTCGGATTAAATGTTCCTCAAGACATCGCCGTCGTAGGATTCGATAACACAGACGAAAGCAAATTTACTTTTCCGCCGATGACAACCGTAAATCAACCGCTTCGCAAATTGGGCGGCGAAGCGTTAAAACTGCTTTTGGAAAAACTTGACGGGAAAGACGTTCCAAGCGACATTATGCTTAAAACCGAACTTGTTAAACGAAATTCCTGCAAATGTTTTTTTGAGTATGATATTCCGAAAGGAAGAATAAAACGAGCGTTACTCGCCCCGGTCGCCACAAAAAACTTTCTTATTAAAGAAGACCTGTACGGTCGCGTAATTGAATTATTCAATAATTCACGTGAAATCGGCGATAATGACAAAAACCTGATAAAACAATTAGTATTCGCTTTCTGCGAAGACGTTAATAATCAGGAAAGCAATATCTTCTTAAAAACTATTCAACAAAAATTTCAAAAAGATGTCATTAAAGGTAAAAATTTATCCAAATTGTCGCAGCTTTACAGAGTTTTATGGCATTATTCCATTTCACACATGACAAGAGAAGCGTTTGCGTTCGCAGATATGCTGCTAAACCGTGCGGAAAATCTTCGTTTTGACATGCTTAACCAACACGAAGGATACAAAAGGCTTAAAACAAAAAGTAATTATTTGAATCTATACGAATTGAAAGAACTGATTTCAAATGCGGCGGACTACGAAAAAATATTGAATACGATCGCAAAAGAATTTCCGCAAATCGGCTTGGACACCTTTTTTATGCTAAGATATAAATCTTCGGCGACAAGCAAAATCGTCGCACCTAAAGTCGCCCTTGCCGTTAAAAATGGAAAAAGGTTAAATATAGATAAAAATTCGGGAAACAAATATGAAAAAACTATGCTTCCCAATATTATCAGCAAAAATATAGAAAAACCTTTTGTAATCGTTGTCGAGCCGCTTTATTTTAGAAATGAGACATACGGCGCACTCTATTTTATATTGGACGAAAAAGTAGAATATGAAACAAATATTTTCGAAGCCCTTGGAAAACAAATAAGCGATTCGATTCACACGGAACAAATAATGAGTCACAATAAAAAGGAGCAAGAGAAAGAGCATTCAAAGTTTGAAGTCGTAAAACACGAATTACAACTCGGCAGCGATATTCAACGAAGTTTTCTCCCACAGCAGATATACCAGCCGCAAGGATTTAATATCGAAGTTGTTTACGAACCGGCGCATGAGGTATCTGGAGACTTTTACGACATTTGCAAACTTAACGACGACACGGTAGCGATAATTGTAGCCGACGTCAGCGGAAAAGACGTAAGTTCCGCCTTATTTATGGTTCTTACAAAAACACTATTACAAATTCTCACCGAAAACTCACTTAAAAGCGGACAATCGCCTCTTGATTCTATTTACGCGACAAACGATTACATTTCAAAATATAATCAACGACGCAACGGAAGATTTATGTTTGTTACACTGTTTTATGGGATACTAAACACAAAAACCTGCGTACTTGATTACGTAAACGCAGGACATAACCCGGGACTTTTGTTTTCAAACAAAGGGGTTTTACGCGAAGAATTAAAATCGTCCGCCCCTGCTATCGGACTTGCCGATACGGCAAAATTCCCCGTTGGTTCGTGCGTTATAGAAAAAGACGAATTATTATTTTTGTACACAGACGGGGTTACGGATACGCGAAACAATAACAATAAGTTCTATTCGTTCAAACGGCTTTTAGATAAACTTTTAGGAAAAAAATATGAGACCGCAAAGGATGTCATAAAAACGGTCGATGAGGATTTGTCACATTTTAGAAAAAGCGCCGACAGATTCGACGATATAACTATGATAAGTCTTTACAGGACATTTTGA
- the prmC gene encoding peptide chain release factor N(5)-glutamine methyltransferase: MNIREIYVKTASELTEISGDFAKKESEEIICFVCECLRSDIYLNQKTEISQNRILQIQEIVSRRKTGKPLAYCMNSKYFYDREFFVDTNVLIPRHDTEILVETVLKNEDCGKKFVLELGTGSGIISQILQSKRSDWRIISIDISFEAAKIAKKNCDEKIFIVNCDKFSAITEQNVFDIIVSNPPYIQSAEIENLDDSVKNYEPRIAIDGGKNGCYFYEYLARTAKKLLNEYGKIYCEIGFNQADIVPQIFLGHNFTQVETTKDFGGNPRVVCVRN, translated from the coding sequence ATGAATATTCGCGAAATTTATGTAAAAACCGCTTCGGAATTAACCGAGATTTCGGGAGATTTTGCCAAAAAAGAGTCGGAAGAGATAATTTGTTTTGTCTGCGAATGTTTAAGAAGCGATATTTATTTAAATCAAAAAACAGAAATTTCACAGAATCGGATTTTGCAAATTCAAGAAATAGTTTCACGAAGAAAAACGGGGAAACCGCTCGCTTATTGTATGAATTCAAAATATTTCTACGATAGAGAATTTTTTGTAGATACAAACGTTTTGATACCCAGGCATGACACCGAAATTCTGGTAGAAACCGTTTTGAAGAATGAAGACTGCGGAAAGAAATTTGTGCTGGAATTGGGAACGGGGAGTGGAATAATTTCACAAATATTGCAATCAAAACGTTCCGATTGGCGAATAATCTCGATTGATATTTCGTTTGAAGCGGCAAAGATAGCCAAGAAAAACTGCGATGAGAAAATATTTATTGTAAATTGCGATAAATTTTCGGCGATAACCGAACAAAACGTTTTTGATATTATTGTTTCCAATCCGCCTTATATTCAAAGTGCGGAAATTGAGAATCTTGACGATTCGGTAAAGAATTATGAACCGAGAATTGCAATCGACGGCGGGAAAAATGGATGTTATTTTTATGAATATTTGGCAAGAACGGCAAAAAAACTTCTTAACGAATACGGGAAAATTTATTGCGAAATAGGATTTAATCAAGCCGATATAGTTCCGCAAATATTTTTGGGACACAATTTTACGCAAGTTGAAACGACGAAAGATTTCGGCGGAAATCCCAGAGTCGTTTGTGTGCGAAATTAA